TAGTAAAGGGGAAGATACCGGAAGGAAAGTAACCCTTCCAGAATCTGTGTTTGGTGTTGAGCCAAATGAGCATGCAATGTACCTTGATGTTAAGCAATACTTAGCAAACCAACGTCAGGGAACACACAAATCAAAAGAGCGCAATGAAGTTGCCGGGTCTACCAAAAAGATCAAGAAGCAAAAAGGTACTGGCGGCGCCAGAGCTGGTTCATTGAAATCTCCTGTATTTGTAGGTGGTGGTCGTATTTTTGGACCAAGACCAAGAAACTATAGCTTCAAATTAAACAAAAAGTTGAAATCACTGGCCAGACTTTCGGCCCTTTCAACTCTGGCTAAAGATGAGCGCCTGGTATTGGTAGATAACATTATCATTGACTCACCAAAGACCAAAACTTTCGTTGGAATTCTTCAAAGCCTGAATGTAGGCACAAGAAAGACTCTTATTGTTACCAAAGAGGCCAATGAAAATGTAGTGCTTTCAAGCAGAAACATTGCTAAAGTGAAGGTTTCAACGCCAGGTGCGTTAACTACCTATGACTTGCTTAACGCAGACAAAGTAGTTTGTTTAGAGGAATCTCTTTCTGTTTTTGAAGAAATTTACGCGAAGAAATAATGAGTATCCTGAAAAGACCATTATTGACTGAGAAGCTGACTGCTTTAAACGAAGTAGGTAAATATGCCTTTGAGGTTGATAGAAAAGCCAATAAGATTGAGATCAAAAAAGCGATCCAATCCCGCTACAACGTGACGGTAGAGAAAATTTCTACCATGAGAACACAAGGCAAATTAAAGTCCCGCAACACTAAGTCTGGTGTTGTGACCGGGCGTACGACATCCTCTAAGAAGGCGATTGTCACTTTGAAAGAAGGGGAAGTAATCGATTTCTACAGCGGAATATAAGTAACTAAGAGAATGGCATTAAGAAAACTAAGACCGACAACACCAGGTCAAAGATTCAGAATGGCGCCGGCCTTCACTGAGATCACGAAGAGCGAGCCTGAAAAATCTTTGTTGGCATCCAAGAAAAAATCTGGTGGACGCAACAATTCAGGAAGAATGACCATGCGCTACACAGGCGGTGGGCATAAGAAAAGAT
This region of Rufibacter sp. LB8 genomic DNA includes:
- the rplD gene encoding 50S ribosomal protein L4, with the translated sequence MELSVINSKGEDTGRKVTLPESVFGVEPNEHAMYLDVKQYLANQRQGTHKSKERNEVAGSTKKIKKQKGTGGARAGSLKSPVFVGGGRIFGPRPRNYSFKLNKKLKSLARLSALSTLAKDERLVLVDNIIIDSPKTKTFVGILQSLNVGTRKTLIVTKEANENVVLSSRNIAKVKVSTPGALTTYDLLNADKVVCLEESLSVFEEIYAKK
- the rplW gene encoding 50S ribosomal protein L23; its protein translation is MSILKRPLLTEKLTALNEVGKYAFEVDRKANKIEIKKAIQSRYNVTVEKISTMRTQGKLKSRNTKSGVVTGRTTSSKKAIVTLKEGEVIDFYSGI